TGCGCACCCTGCGCGCCCGGTTGGATGAACAGCACCCCGAAGCCCACCTTGAAATTGACGGCGGCATCAACCCCCACACGCTGCCCCTGGCCCGCGCCGCGGGCGCGAACGTTTTCGTGGCCGCCAGCGCCATCTTCCGCCACCCCGAAGGCATCGCCGCTGGGCTGGCCGCGCTGCAACAGGCCGCCGCTTAACGCGAAAAATCACGGCTTGGCCGTGATTTTCTCGCCGGACTACCGAACAAAAGCGGTTGCCTACCCCTTAGTCTTCACCATCGTCCGCAGGCAGCGGGTACACACCGTCTTCCGCACCTTGCGCCCATTTTCCCACAGCGTCACCTTGTGCAGGTTAGGGCGAAAAGCGCGGGGCGTGGATTTCTTCGACCAGGGGCGGTTCCGTCCGAAAGTTGTCGTTTTGCCACAAACTTCGCACTTCGCCATGATGCCCATCCTTTTCACCGAGATTGCTCACACATAAAAAGCCATGCGGTCTCCGCAGGGCGCGCGCAATCTTACCACAAACCGCGCCCGGAAGCAACGTTTTGGGTTTAACGGTATATGCAAACCGGGCTGAAGGCTGCCGGCCGGGTGCGTATTCCCGGCCCCAAGCACACTTCAAATGCAATTTTCCCACCCCTCTGGAGAGGTTTCCCGATGACCGACGACAAAACTCCTTTAGGCACCATCCGCATTGCGCCGCGCGTGATTGCCGCGATTGCCTACCAGGCCGTGCAGAAATCTTACGGCGTGGTGGGCCTGGCCCCTCGCAACCTGGTCAGCGGCATTGCCCACGCGCTTGCTAAGGACCCCACCGAAGGCATTGCCGTGCGTTACGATGACGAGGGCATTGAAATTGACCTCTACATCATCGTGGAATACGGCACCCGCATCACCGCCGTCGCGAACAGCGCGGCCAACCTGGTGCGCTATCACGTCGAAAAGACAGTAGGTCTGCCCGTCAAGGCCGTCAATGTGCACGTCCGCGGCCTGCGGGTCAGCAACGGGGATGAGAAACGAACCGAAACCAAAAAGAAGGAAAGCAAGAAAGGCCGCAAGGCGAAAAAATCCGGCAAAGCAGCCGAAGAAGCGTAGGAGCACTCATGGCCGTCACGATTACCCCGAACGAAGCCCGCCGACGCGCAATCCGCAGCAAGCCCATCGACGGCCAGGCCCTCAAGCGCCTGGTCGAAGCCGCCCTGACGTGGCTGCGCACCAACCAGGAAGTCGTCAACGCCCTCAACGTCTTCCCCGTGCCCGATGGCGACACCGGCACCAACATGACCCTCACCATGCAAGCCGCATGGGACGAAATCAAAGACTCACCCGAAGAACACTTTGGCAAAGTTTGTAAGGCCGTCGCGCATGGGGCGCTGATGGGCGCGCGCGGCAACTCTGGCGTCATCCTTTCCCAACTCTGGCGCGGCTTTGCCAAAGCCGTGAAGCACGCCGAAACGTTGACCGCCCCGCTGCTGGTGGCCGGGCTGGCCGAAGCCCGCGACACCGCCTACAAGGGGGTGGTGCGCCCCGTCGAAGGCACCATCCTCACCGTGGCGAAAGACATCGCCGCCGCAGCCAAAGAAGCCCTGCACCACACCGACGACCCCATCGCCCTGCTGGAAACCATCGTGCAGGCCGCCGACGCCTCAGTAGCCCGCACCCCCCAACTGCTCCCTGTACTTCAGGAAGCCGGCGTAGTCGATTCCGGCGGCAAGGGGCTTTTCTTCATCCTCGAAGGCATGCTGCGCCACGTCGACGGCCTGCCCCTCGACAAAGCCCTCACCGCCGTCAAGCCGTTGGCTTCCCTCAACCTGGAACACGCCCACGACGCGGTGGAACCCGGCCAGGACTATGAAGTGGTGCTCGACTTCCTGCCACACGAACCCCTCGATTTGGAAGCCTTTTACAGCACCCTGGAAGACATGGGCACCTCCATCCAGGTAGGCGAAGGCGACGGCATGTACCGTCTGCACATCCATGTCCCCACCGAAAACCGCTACAAACCCATTGACTACGCGATGGGCCTGGGCACGGTGACGCGGGTGCAAATCGAAAACCTGCTGGCCCAAATGGAAGAGCAAACCGAAGGCGCGGAAGGCACGCGTTACGAACTCGCCAATGTGGAACCCGGGCAGATTGCGGTAGTGGCCGTCGCGCCCGGCGACGGCATTGCCCGCGTGTTTGCCAGTTTGGGCGCGGCAGCGATTGTGGAAGGCGGCCAGACCATGAACCCCAGCACGCAAGATATGCTGCGGGCCTTCGAAAACCTGCCTACCGACCAGGTCATTATCCTGCCTAACAACAAAAACGTCATTCTGGCAGCCCAGCAGGCCCAGGAAGTGACAGTCAAGCAAGTGCGGGTCATCCCCAGTCGCACCGTGCCCCAAGGGTTGGCAGCCATGCTGGCCTTCGATGCCGATGGCGACCTGGAAGCGATAGCCGCCGCCATGACCGAATCGATGGCCGACGTCATCAGCGGCGAAATCACCCAGGCCACCCGCACCGTCGAAGTCGACGGCGTGGCCGTGCGCGAAGGCCAATACATTGCCCTTTTAGATGGCAGCCTGATTCTCGCCGCCGACACGCTGGAAGACGCGGTGCTGGGACTGCTGCGGCAGGCCGAAGCCGAAGAAGCCGAACTCATCACCCTGTTCTACGGCGATGGCCTTTCCAAAAGCCGCGCCCACCAACTGGCCGACCTGCTGCGCGAGCACTACCCCGACCAGGAAATCGAAGTGCAATACGGCGGCCAGCCCCACTACCCCCTCATTCTTTCGGTGGAATGACCATGGGCGGCGTGGGCATCGTCACCGACGCATCGGCACACTTCCTCACGCCCAACTTTCGGGGGCATACTCGCGTTCACATCCTGCCCCTCCCCATTCTCTGGGAGGGGCAGCGCCATCTGCCGCCCAGCAGCGCCCTGACCGCCATCCTTCCTCCCAGCCTCATCCATCGCACCCCGCCCCGCCTGCTGCTACCCCACCCCCAGGAAATCGCCCAACGCCTGCACTACCTCAGCGCCCGCTACGACGCCTTGCTCGTGCTGCCGATGGGCAGCAGCCTTTCCGACCTTTTCCAGCACTTCACCGAAGCCACCACGCTGCTCAGCGGCGGCTACCCCCGCTACATCGTGGATACCCACACCACCGGCATTGGTTTAGGCTGGCTGGTGCAGGAAGCCGCCCGCATGGCCGAAGACGGTGCTGAAATCTTCGACATTCTCACGCGCATTCGGGGCATGGTGGGGCAAATTTACACCGCGCTCGGCGCGCTTTCCCTCACCTACCTTTATCACAGCGGCTTTCTGGAAGCCGGGCAAGCGATCATTGGCGAAATGCTGGAAATGCTGCCGCTCTTCGTGTTGGAAGAAGGCCGCCTGGCGCCCCTGCAAAAAGCCCGCTCTTCTCGCCATTTGCTCGACCTGATGGAAGAATTTACCACGGAATTTACCACCCCCACCGACGTCGTCATCACCCACCACCCCCACTACTTCCGCCGGGAAGCCGGCAACCTCCACGACCGCCTGCTCAACAACCTGCCCGCGCCGCCGAAAACCACCGAAATGGATACCGTCAGCGCCATCCTCTTTGGCCCGCGGACGCTGGGGCTGTACGTCCTGGCAGGCTAAGAAACGAGCAACCTTCGGGATCTCCAAGGCTTCCCCCAGGAGGCTTCCCCCTCATGGACAAATTGCTCACCCTCTGGAAGCGCGCCGAAAGCGCGGTTTACATCGGCATTGGCATCACCCTGCTCATCGCTGCGATGGGGGCGCTGGTGCAGATCTGGCTGGTGTATTTCCTGCCCTGGTTTACACGCTTTTCCAGCGCCTCATTCGACGCGCTGGCCATCCTCGACCAGCTTCTCGTGGTCTCCATGCTAGGGGAAATTCTGCAAATGGTCAAAATTTCCCTCACCCAGCGGCGGATGTTCAGCGAGCCGTTCCTGGTGGTAGGGCTCATTTCGGTCGTCCGGCGCATTATCATCATCACGGCCGAAAGCAACCGCTTCATGGAACAACACGAAAGCCGCTTCCTGCTTTTCATGGGGGAATTGGTGGTGTTGGGCTTGCTGCTGGTGGTGCTGGTTTACGGCATCCACACCCTGCGCAAACAGCGGTTAGAAGAAGCCCGTCGGCTGCGGGCAGAACGGCGGCAATACCCCGATACGCCGCAATTGCAAGACGTGCTTACAGGGCAAGGATGAACCGCGGCGCTTACCGCTACTGCCCCTATTGTGCCACCCCGCTTGAGCCTTTCCACGACGGCGAGCGGGAACGCCTGCATTGCCCCCATTGCGGCTGGGTGCACTATCGCAACCCCACCGTAGGCGTTGCAGTGGTGTTACTGGAAGCCCACCGCCTGCTGCTCGGGTTGCGCCGCGACGGCGGGTGGTGCATTCCCTGTGGGCACGTGGAATGGAATGAAAGCGTGGAGCAGGCCGCGGTGCGGGAATTTGCCGAAGAAACCGGCCTCACCGTCGCTTTGGAAGGCGTGCTGGCGGTGCATTCCAACTTTCACGCCCCGGCGCACCACACCGTGGGCGTGTGGTATTGCGGGCGGCGCACGGGCGGCCACCTGCAGGCAGGGGGCGACC
The Chloroflexota bacterium genome window above contains:
- the rpmB gene encoding 50S ribosomal protein L28; this encodes MAKCEVCGKTTTFGRNRPWSKKSTPRAFRPNLHKVTLWENGRKVRKTVCTRCLRTMVKTKG
- a CDS encoding DegV family EDD domain-containing protein, giving the protein MTMGGVGIVTDASAHFLTPNFRGHTRVHILPLPILWEGQRHLPPSSALTAILPPSLIHRTPPRLLLPHPQEIAQRLHYLSARYDALLVLPMGSSLSDLFQHFTEATTLLSGGYPRYIVDTHTTGIGLGWLVQEAARMAEDGAEIFDILTRIRGMVGQIYTALGALSLTYLYHSGFLEAGQAIIGEMLEMLPLFVLEEGRLAPLQKARSSRHLLDLMEEFTTEFTTPTDVVITHHPHYFRREAGNLHDRLLNNLPAPPKTTEMDTVSAILFGPRTLGLYVLAG
- a CDS encoding DAK2 domain-containing protein, whose amino-acid sequence is MAVTITPNEARRRAIRSKPIDGQALKRLVEAALTWLRTNQEVVNALNVFPVPDGDTGTNMTLTMQAAWDEIKDSPEEHFGKVCKAVAHGALMGARGNSGVILSQLWRGFAKAVKHAETLTAPLLVAGLAEARDTAYKGVVRPVEGTILTVAKDIAAAAKEALHHTDDPIALLETIVQAADASVARTPQLLPVLQEAGVVDSGGKGLFFILEGMLRHVDGLPLDKALTAVKPLASLNLEHAHDAVEPGQDYEVVLDFLPHEPLDLEAFYSTLEDMGTSIQVGEGDGMYRLHIHVPTENRYKPIDYAMGLGTVTRVQIENLLAQMEEQTEGAEGTRYELANVEPGQIAVVAVAPGDGIARVFASLGAAAIVEGGQTMNPSTQDMLRAFENLPTDQVIILPNNKNVILAAQQAQEVTVKQVRVIPSRTVPQGLAAMLAFDADGDLEAIAAAMTESMADVISGEITQATRTVEVDGVAVREGQYIALLDGSLILAADTLEDAVLGLLRQAEAEEAELITLFYGDGLSKSRAHQLADLLREHYPDQEIEVQYGGQPHYPLILSVE
- a CDS encoding NUDIX hydrolase codes for the protein MNRGAYRYCPYCATPLEPFHDGERERLHCPHCGWVHYRNPTVGVAVVLLEAHRLLLGLRRDGGWCIPCGHVEWNESVEQAAVREFAEETGLTVALEGVLAVHSNFHAPAHHTVGVWYCGRRTGGHLQAGGDLVAVRFFPLDSLPPLKFPTDAQVVAALRAGLSLKKRASGCSSPQSQSAAH
- a CDS encoding Asp23/Gls24 family envelope stress response protein; its protein translation is MQTGLKAAGRVRIPGPKHTSNAIFPPLWRGFPMTDDKTPLGTIRIAPRVIAAIAYQAVQKSYGVVGLAPRNLVSGIAHALAKDPTEGIAVRYDDEGIEIDLYIIVEYGTRITAVANSAANLVRYHVEKTVGLPVKAVNVHVRGLRVSNGDEKRTETKKKESKKGRKAKKSGKAAEEA